A single Vulcanisaeta distributa DSM 14429 DNA region contains:
- a CDS encoding carbamate kinase, translating to MLAVIALGGNAFAREGARVGLPEEQWESVKLAAGDVADMIEEGFDVVVTHGNGPQAGLLAERVSDYLSLDMIDAATEGWMGYLIANALTNEFMRRGIRRSPVIVVSRSIVNKNDSAFQNPTKYIGPLYDKETADKLSREKGWVFRWDARGGFRRVVPSPEPMGLMELDLIRLLLREGYIPIAVGGGGIPVIVNGEVQGVDAVIDKDLASQVLANAINADYLLILTDVDYVYINYRKPNQKKLIEVTISELEKYYNEGQFPPGSMGPKVLAAIRFIKNGGKTAYIGPLGRAKDIIRGRIGTKIVR from the coding sequence GTGCTCGCCGTAATCGCACTGGGTGGGAATGCCTTCGCAAGGGAGGGTGCCAGGGTTGGCTTGCCTGAGGAGCAGTGGGAGAGTGTTAAACTTGCGGCGGGTGATGTTGCGGATATGATTGAGGAGGGCTTTGACGTTGTTGTTACTCATGGTAATGGACCACAGGCCGGCTTACTTGCTGAAAGGGTTAGTGATTACTTAAGCCTTGATATGATTGATGCGGCCACCGAGGGTTGGATGGGGTACTTAATAGCCAATGCCTTGACAAATGAGTTCATGCGGCGGGGTATTCGGCGGAGCCCAGTTATTGTTGTTTCACGGTCAATCGTTAATAAGAATGATTCAGCCTTTCAAAATCCCACGAAGTACATAGGTCCACTATATGATAAGGAGACCGCGGATAAATTATCAAGAGAAAAGGGTTGGGTTTTCAGGTGGGATGCGCGTGGTGGGTTCAGGAGGGTTGTACCATCGCCTGAGCCTATGGGTCTAATGGAGCTTGACCTAATAAGATTGCTGCTGAGGGAGGGGTACATACCCATAGCCGTGGGTGGTGGGGGAATTCCAGTCATCGTTAATGGCGAGGTCCAGGGTGTTGATGCCGTCATTGATAAAGACTTAGCAAGCCAAGTACTTGCCAACGCCATTAATGCCGATTACCTATTAATACTAACTGACGTAGATTACGTATACATTAATTATAGGAAGCCCAATCAGAAGAAGCTGATTGAGGTCACCATTAGCGAACTTGAGAAATACTACAATGAGGGTCAATTTCCACCGGGTAGTATGGGGCCGAAGGTCCTGGCAGCCATTAGGTTCATAAAGAATGGCGGAAAGACGGCGTACATAGGGCCATTAGGTAGGGCTAAGGACATCATTAGGGGTAGGATTGGGACTAAGATAGTAAGATAG
- a CDS encoding H/ACA ribonucleoprotein complex subunit GAR1, with protein sequence MLKKIGDIMHLSHDRRFVIKLSFTPPLGITIYDYAMKRLGVLYDIIGPVNSPYGLAKPDPQLSKPEDFVGKSAYIRDVDLRKKRGGGHGHGK encoded by the coding sequence ATGCTCAAGAAAATAGGCGATATCATGCACTTATCCCATGACAGGAGGTTCGTAATTAAATTATCGTTCACGCCCCCACTCGGTATTACGATATACGACTACGCAATGAAGAGGTTAGGAGTTCTATACGATATCATCGGTCCCGTGAACTCACCATACGGCTTAGCCAAGCCAGATCCTCAGTTATCAAAGCCTGAGGATTTCGTGGGTAAGTCAGCATATATTAGGGATGTGGACCTGAGGAAGAAGAGGGGTGGTGGCCATGGTCACGGCAAATAA
- a CDS encoding transcription initiation factor IIB, which produces MVTANKLIKAEKLVCPNCESTDIVFDPERGELVCRHCGLVIEEHVMDLGPEWRAFSGDEVLIHERAKPISPALPGQGLGNSVIGIKHNLLLHNKLRALIRLNRYNQYQYTERRIAELLDVIKPVKYELNLPDNVIDEAMVLFRQLASRHDLRGVRTKDLALVLLYVACKRSRVVCPLRELRNALNVERSKRISRLLGLVREVVGNSDVVLKSQEELGRFLQRVINALKLNEDIRYHVTKLAMEIINEGQRKRLTNGRTFYALVASAVYIAVTLMGVRKRQRDVAEASGVTDVTIRNRYKEVVSKINIIIEV; this is translated from the coding sequence ATGGTCACGGCAAATAAGCTTATCAAGGCTGAGAAGCTAGTGTGCCCTAATTGTGAATCCACGGACATAGTCTTCGATCCAGAGAGGGGCGAATTGGTTTGTAGGCACTGCGGCCTAGTGATTGAGGAGCACGTAATGGACTTAGGGCCTGAATGGAGGGCGTTTAGTGGTGATGAAGTCTTAATTCATGAGAGGGCCAAGCCAATAAGCCCAGCACTGCCTGGCCAGGGCCTTGGCAATTCCGTTATTGGTATAAAGCATAACCTACTCCTCCACAATAAGTTGAGGGCATTAATTAGGCTTAATAGGTATAATCAGTATCAATATACCGAAAGGAGGATTGCCGAACTCCTTGACGTGATTAAGCCCGTTAAGTACGAGTTGAATCTGCCTGATAACGTGATTGATGAAGCCATGGTTCTCTTCAGGCAGTTGGCCAGTAGGCATGACCTTAGGGGTGTCAGGACTAAGGACCTGGCCCTGGTCCTGCTCTATGTGGCTTGTAAGAGGTCTAGGGTTGTTTGTCCACTCCGTGAATTGAGGAATGCATTAAATGTTGAGAGGAGTAAGAGGATTAGTAGGTTACTTGGTCTTGTTAGGGAGGTCGTTGGTAATAGCGACGTAGTCTTGAAGAGCCAGGAGGAGCTTGGTAGGTTCCTACAAAGAGTGATTAACGCCCTTAAACTTAATGAGGACATTAGGTACCACGTGACTAAGTTAGCCATGGAGATCATCAATGAAGGTCAACGTAAACGATTAACCAACGGCAGAACATTCTACGCATTAGTGGCGTCGGCGGTTTACATAGCCGTAACCCTAATGGGCGTTAGGAAGAGGCAGCGTGATGTTGCTGAGGCCTCTGGGGTCACTGATGTAACCATTAGGAATCGTTATAAGGAGGTTGTATCAAAAATAAATATAATCATTGAGGTCTAG
- a CDS encoding helix-turn-helix transcriptional regulator yields the protein MGSDVSSLIKELSDKETRILEEIYKAGGEIMLRDIWRVMGIKSKAGMPFINKLEKRGLLTKENVGSGKRVMYKVRLTELGMAVARELMEAGSLMKVLTYDLLTKIPCFYCPYIDICGTTDEITPEKCEYLNKWIYEMIRREGAQ from the coding sequence GTGGGTAGTGACGTATCTTCATTAATTAAGGAGTTGAGTGATAAGGAGACCAGGATTCTCGAGGAGATTTATAAGGCTGGTGGTGAGATCATGCTCAGGGATATCTGGAGGGTTATGGGCATTAAGAGTAAGGCTGGTATGCCATTCATTAATAAACTTGAGAAGAGGGGCTTACTTACTAAGGAGAATGTTGGTAGTGGTAAGAGGGTCATGTATAAGGTGAGATTAACGGAGTTGGGCATGGCCGTGGCTAGGGAGTTGATGGAGGCTGGGTCATTAATGAAGGTCCTCACCTACGACCTACTGACTAAGATACCTTGTTTCTACTGCCCATACATAGACATTTGTGGGACGACCGATGAAATAACACCAGAGAAATGCGAGTACCTTAATAAGTGGATTTATGAGATGATTAGAAGGGAAGGTGCTCAGTAG
- the thpR gene encoding RNA 2',3'-cyclic phosphodiesterase translates to MSRELYRVFIAVDLTDQLKDPIIKMQKEFMSAGVDMKPVEPENLHITLRFIGEISKELVEELKKRLSNIKYNQFTIHIRGIGAFPNIERPRVIWVGIEEGARDLMNLHELIMKFTGDIGERDERGFVPHLTIARVKYVRNRDRYMEVVRKYENMDFGTQTVDSIKLKRSVLTPKGPIYSDLMTIKLS, encoded by the coding sequence ATGTCCAGGGAGTTATACAGGGTATTCATCGCCGTGGACTTAACGGACCAATTAAAGGACCCAATAATTAAGATGCAGAAGGAATTCATGAGTGCCGGCGTTGATATGAAACCTGTGGAGCCGGAGAACCTACACATAACCCTGAGATTCATTGGTGAAATCAGTAAGGAACTCGTTGAGGAGCTGAAGAAGAGACTCAGCAATATTAAGTACAATCAATTCACAATACACATCAGGGGCATTGGGGCATTCCCAAACATAGAGAGACCGAGGGTTATCTGGGTCGGTATTGAGGAGGGTGCCAGGGACTTAATGAACCTACATGAGTTGATAATGAAATTCACGGGGGATATTGGTGAGAGGGATGAGAGGGGTTTCGTACCACACCTAACCATTGCCAGGGTTAAGTACGTTAGGAATAGGGATAGGTACATGGAGGTTGTTAGGAAGTATGAGAACATGGACTTCGGAACGCAAACCGTAGACTCAATAAAGCTAAAGAGAAGTGTGTTAACACCAAAGGGACCAATATACAGTGATTTAATGACAATAAAACTATCGTAA